The following are encoded in a window of Bordetella genomosp. 10 genomic DNA:
- a CDS encoding IclR family transcriptional regulator: MKQTERETASDGEAEEGVVAVRRALRILEAFGVDDPHLSLAELSRRTGYHRSTVLRLARTLALDDYMAQRPDGAWRLARAAGWLGACYQATFNVHEIVEPVLRELTIATGESATFYVREGNQRICVVRVEGPKAIRHHVRVGAGLPLNLGSPGRVILAFSGEPGEPYETVRRQGYMMSLGERDPEVSSISAPVYGLNWTLLGAVCISGPLSRLTEALLHQHKPAVLGAAERLSRAMMGTRPGA, translated from the coding sequence ATGAAACAGACTGAGCGAGAAACGGCGTCCGATGGCGAGGCGGAAGAAGGCGTGGTTGCGGTGCGCCGCGCCCTGCGCATCCTGGAAGCCTTCGGGGTCGACGATCCCCACCTGTCGCTGGCCGAGTTGAGCCGCCGCACGGGCTATCACCGGTCCACGGTCCTGCGGCTGGCGCGCACGCTGGCGCTGGACGACTACATGGCGCAGCGCCCCGACGGCGCCTGGCGCCTGGCGCGCGCGGCGGGATGGCTGGGCGCCTGCTACCAGGCCACGTTCAACGTTCACGAGATCGTGGAGCCGGTGCTGCGCGAACTGACGATCGCCACGGGCGAAAGCGCCACTTTCTACGTGCGGGAAGGCAACCAGCGCATCTGCGTGGTGCGGGTCGAAGGGCCGAAGGCGATTCGCCATCATGTGCGAGTGGGGGCCGGCCTGCCCTTGAACCTGGGCAGTCCGGGCCGCGTCATCCTCGCTTTCTCCGGCGAGCCGGGCGAGCCGTATGAGACCGTGCGGCGGCAGGGCTACATGATGTCGCTGGGCGAGCGCGATCCGGAGGTCTCCAGCATTTCGGCGCCGGTGTATGGCCTGAACTGGACCTTGCTGGGCGCGGTGTGCATCTCGGGACCGCTGTCGCGCCTGACCGAAGCGCTGCTGCACCAGCACAAGCCCGCCGTGCTGGGCGCGGCCGAGCGGCTGTCGCGCGCCATGATGGGCACGCGGCCCGGCGCTTGA
- a CDS encoding tripartite tricarboxylate transporter substrate binding protein: MKILRNLLALAAAGYACVAAAHYPDRPLKMVVPYSAGGAADVQARLVSVKLGALLGQQVVVENRPGASGTIGAAYVAHAPADGYTVLYDATAHAVNPAMYKSLTYDTRRDFIAVSLVSLTPNLLVVPAASPLRTIQDLTQAARARPGRVTYGSPGIGTAQYLAAELYAHGFGLKLTHVPYKGGAPALSDLMGGQIDMMFSNMAASSPLVRSGKLRALAVSARARVPGLPDVPTVAESGIPGYEMYEWNGVFLPAGVPADVAGTLERALHEAVNDPATRRKLADLGAEPVGSSSRDFAAFVDREMKRSAQVLAEAGIQAE, from the coding sequence ATGAAGATACTGAGAAATCTTCTCGCGCTGGCCGCCGCCGGCTATGCCTGCGTGGCGGCGGCGCACTATCCCGACCGGCCGTTGAAGATGGTGGTCCCCTACTCCGCCGGCGGCGCCGCCGACGTGCAGGCGCGCCTGGTGTCGGTCAAGCTGGGCGCCTTGCTCGGCCAGCAGGTCGTGGTCGAGAACCGGCCCGGCGCCAGCGGCACCATCGGCGCGGCCTACGTGGCGCACGCGCCGGCCGACGGCTACACCGTGCTGTACGACGCCACGGCGCATGCCGTGAACCCGGCGATGTACAAGTCGCTGACCTACGACACCCGCCGCGACTTCATCGCCGTGTCGCTGGTCAGCCTCACGCCCAATCTGCTGGTGGTGCCGGCCGCCTCGCCCCTGCGCACGATCCAGGACCTGACGCAGGCGGCGCGCGCCAGGCCGGGCCGCGTCACCTACGGCTCGCCGGGCATAGGCACGGCGCAATACCTGGCCGCCGAACTGTATGCCCACGGCTTCGGGCTGAAGCTGACCCACGTGCCCTACAAGGGCGGCGCGCCGGCGCTGTCGGACCTGATGGGCGGCCAGATCGACATGATGTTCAGCAACATGGCGGCCTCGTCGCCGCTGGTGCGCAGCGGCAAGCTGCGCGCGCTGGCCGTCAGCGCGCGCGCCCGCGTGCCGGGCCTGCCCGACGTGCCGACGGTCGCCGAGTCCGGCATCCCGGGCTACGAGATGTATGAATGGAACGGCGTTTTCCTGCCGGCCGGCGTGCCGGCGGACGTCGCCGGCACGCTGGAGCGCGCCCTGCACGAGGCCGTCAACGATCCGGCCACCCGGCGGAAGCTGGCCGACCTCGGCGCCGAGCCGGTCGGTTCCTCGTCGCGCGACTTCGCGGCCTTCGTGGACCGCGAGATGAAGCGATCGGCCCAGGTGCTGGCCGAGGCGGGCATCCAGGCGGAATGA
- a CDS encoding Bug family tripartite tricarboxylate transporter substrate binding protein produces MPSLRRLFSGAARSCPLLCALLCTLIPAQSDAGTYPDKPIRVIVPFPPAGGTDLIAREVVREVAQAKGWNFVVENRPGAGGNLGIDAVARAAPDGYTIGLGQTSNLAINPVLYRKMPYDSIKDLAPIGLMAGSPLALVVSADSPYRTLADLVAGAKAQTLAFASPGNGTVAHLASEMLQKMAGVKFMHIPYKGSTQAVVDLVGGRVQLYMSSVPTLIGHIKDGKFRALAVTSTHRVADLPDVPTVAEAGYPGYEALTWFGFVAPAGTPPDIVDALNAEMNKALKQPRLIKVLQEQGADVMGGTPAQFGAFIKSEIQRWTPVIKDAGVHID; encoded by the coding sequence ATGCCCTCGCTACGCCGCCTGTTCTCGGGCGCCGCGCGCAGTTGCCCGCTGCTTTGCGCGCTGCTTTGCACCCTGATCCCCGCCCAGTCCGACGCCGGGACCTACCCCGACAAACCGATCCGCGTCATCGTGCCGTTCCCGCCGGCCGGCGGCACCGACCTCATCGCGCGCGAAGTCGTGCGCGAAGTGGCGCAAGCCAAGGGCTGGAACTTCGTGGTGGAAAACCGTCCCGGCGCGGGCGGCAACCTGGGCATCGACGCCGTCGCGCGGGCGGCGCCCGACGGCTACACCATCGGGCTGGGGCAGACCAGCAATCTGGCCATCAACCCGGTCCTCTACCGCAAGATGCCCTACGACTCGATCAAGGACCTGGCGCCCATCGGCCTGATGGCCGGCTCGCCGCTGGCGCTGGTGGTGTCGGCCGATAGCCCGTACCGCACCCTGGCCGACCTGGTGGCCGGCGCCAAGGCGCAGACGCTGGCCTTCGCCTCGCCCGGCAACGGCACGGTCGCCCACCTCGCCAGCGAAATGCTGCAGAAGATGGCCGGCGTCAAGTTCATGCACATCCCGTACAAGGGGTCGACGCAGGCGGTGGTCGACCTGGTGGGCGGCCGCGTGCAGTTGTACATGTCCTCGGTGCCCACGCTGATCGGCCACATCAAGGACGGCAAGTTCCGCGCGCTGGCGGTGACCTCCACGCACCGCGTCGCGGACCTGCCGGACGTGCCCACCGTCGCCGAGGCCGGCTATCCCGGCTACGAAGCGCTGACCTGGTTCGGCTTCGTGGCGCCCGCGGGCACGCCGCCGGACATCGTCGACGCGCTCAATGCGGAAATGAACAAGGCCCTGAAGCAGCCCCGCCTGATCAAGGTGCTGCAGGAGCAGGGCGCGGACGTCATGGGCGGCACGCCCGCGCAGTTCGGCGCCTTCATCAAGTCCGAAATCCAGCGCTGGACGCCCGTCATCAAGGATGCCGGCGTCCACATCGACTAG
- a CDS encoding cyclase family protein, producing MHAPHPRWRQRPPGSNWGDFGPDDQRGRMNWVDRGKVLQGIAEVREGLTFCLSLPLDYPGGTALNPKRQPPRRYATLRDGASAGKQSFCFSYADEDERITDVVCDDAVLMSLQYSTQWDSLAHIGSRFDADGDGRAEAVFYNGYRAGVELQAAREDTQAEPWARFPEPTAHALGIENLAEHGAQGRGVMLDLHRHFGDAQRRVGYDDLMRVLEADAVEIERGDMVCVHTGFAQLLLDMRKQPRVDLLKRSCSALDGHDARLLDWISDSGLACLVADNPAVEAVHVNLQPGIRAPRLPLHEHCLFKNGIHLGELWYLTPLARWLAAHGRTRFLLTAPPLRLPGAAGSPATPIATV from the coding sequence ATGCATGCGCCCCATCCCCGTTGGCGGCAGCGGCCGCCCGGCTCCAACTGGGGCGACTTCGGCCCCGACGACCAGCGCGGGCGCATGAACTGGGTGGACCGCGGCAAGGTGCTGCAAGGCATCGCGGAAGTGCGCGAGGGACTGACCTTCTGCCTGTCCCTGCCCCTGGACTACCCGGGCGGCACGGCGCTCAACCCCAAGCGCCAGCCGCCGCGCCGCTACGCCACCTTGCGCGACGGCGCCAGCGCGGGCAAGCAGAGCTTCTGCTTTTCCTATGCCGACGAGGACGAGCGCATCACCGACGTGGTCTGCGACGACGCCGTGCTGATGAGCCTTCAGTACTCCACGCAATGGGACAGCCTGGCGCACATCGGCAGCCGTTTCGACGCCGACGGCGACGGCCGCGCGGAGGCGGTCTTCTACAACGGCTATCGCGCCGGCGTGGAGCTGCAAGCCGCCAGGGAGGATACGCAAGCCGAACCCTGGGCCCGCTTCCCGGAACCCACGGCGCATGCGCTGGGCATCGAGAACCTGGCGGAGCACGGCGCCCAGGGCCGCGGCGTCATGCTGGACCTGCATCGCCATTTCGGCGACGCGCAGCGCCGCGTCGGCTACGACGACCTGATGCGGGTGCTGGAGGCCGACGCGGTGGAGATCGAGCGCGGCGACATGGTGTGCGTGCATACCGGCTTCGCGCAACTGCTGCTGGACATGCGCAAGCAACCGCGGGTGGACCTGCTGAAGCGCTCGTGCAGCGCCCTGGACGGGCACGACGCGCGGCTGCTTGACTGGATCAGCGACAGCGGACTGGCCTGCCTGGTCGCCGACAACCCCGCCGTCGAGGCCGTGCACGTGAACCTGCAACCCGGCATCCGCGCGCCGCGGTTGCCCTTGCACGAACACTGCCTGTTCAAGAACGGCATCCATCTGGGCGAGCTCTGGTATCTCACGCCGCTGGCGCGCTGGCTGGCCGCGCACGGGCGCACGCGCTTCCTGCTGACGGCGCCGCCCCTGCGGCTGCCCGGCGCGGCCGGATCGCCCGCCACGCCGATCGCGACCGTCTAG
- a CDS encoding LysR family transcriptional regulator → MKFDLADLRGFLAVADLGSFRAASLSLNLSQSALSRRIDKLEDALGVELFNRTTRKVELTAIGRGFVPRARNVLNELENALVGIQDVAERMSGQVTIACVPSAVAYFLPAVVREYHRQYPRIRIRVIDESSSVVLTAVARGDADFGLTYIGTQDADIEFQPLLEEPFVAAVHKDHPLARRRQVGWKDLSAYEYISLAQGSGNRFLIDQALAHSEIRPRWACEVQHVPALVSMVEAGVGVGVVPRLAMPPGRHEALVSLKLNQPVVSRTLGLIQRRGRTLSPVARLLFDMVVKRRGGI, encoded by the coding sequence ATGAAATTCGATCTGGCCGATCTGCGCGGATTCCTGGCGGTGGCCGACCTCGGCAGTTTTCGCGCGGCGTCGCTCTCCCTGAACCTGTCCCAATCCGCGCTGTCGCGGCGCATCGACAAGCTGGAAGACGCGCTGGGCGTGGAGCTGTTCAACCGCACCACGCGCAAGGTGGAGCTCACCGCCATCGGCCGCGGCTTCGTGCCGCGCGCCCGCAACGTGCTGAACGAACTGGAGAATGCGCTGGTGGGCATCCAGGACGTGGCCGAGCGCATGTCGGGCCAGGTCACCATCGCCTGCGTGCCGTCGGCGGTAGCGTATTTCCTACCGGCCGTCGTGCGCGAATACCATCGGCAATACCCGCGCATCCGCATCCGCGTGATCGACGAGTCCTCGTCGGTGGTGCTGACCGCGGTGGCGCGCGGCGACGCGGATTTCGGCCTGACCTACATCGGCACCCAGGACGCCGATATCGAGTTCCAGCCGCTGCTGGAAGAACCCTTCGTGGCCGCGGTGCACAAGGACCATCCCCTGGCGCGGCGGCGGCAGGTCGGCTGGAAAGACCTCAGCGCCTACGAATACATCAGCCTGGCGCAAGGCAGCGGCAACCGCTTCCTCATCGACCAGGCCCTGGCGCACAGCGAGATCCGGCCGCGCTGGGCCTGCGAGGTCCAGCACGTGCCCGCGCTGGTCAGCATGGTGGAGGCCGGCGTGGGCGTCGGCGTGGTGCCGCGCCTGGCCATGCCGCCGGGACGCCACGAAGCGCTGGTCAGCCTGAAACTGAACCAGCCCGTCGTCAGCCGCACGCTGGGCCTGATCCAGCGGCGCGGACGCACGCTCAGTCCCGTGGCGCGCCTGCTGTTCGACATGGTGGTGAAGCGGCGCGGCGGGATCTGA
- a CDS encoding RraA family protein, with product MSTPDINKQFERVSAATVREAAQYQPAILADVAGRRGALHGRIQPLRPRMRFAGVAFTVEVRPGDNLMIHAALSLARPGDVLVIDGKGDRTCALMGTIMMNVARERGLAAVVMDAAARDSLDIDEMDFPVFSVGTNPNGPTKQVGGRIGHPVSVGGVTVHPGDFICGDADGVVAVEREKIEALLPLAAHKVKSEAKRIEEIRKGNVDAPWLHAALVSAGVLKQGETL from the coding sequence ATGTCCACCCCCGACATCAACAAGCAATTCGAACGCGTTTCCGCCGCCACCGTTCGCGAGGCCGCGCAATACCAACCCGCCATCCTGGCCGACGTGGCGGGCCGCCGCGGCGCCCTGCATGGCCGCATCCAGCCGCTGCGCCCGCGCATGCGCTTCGCCGGCGTCGCCTTCACCGTGGAAGTCCGTCCCGGCGACAACCTCATGATCCATGCCGCCCTGTCCCTGGCCCGGCCCGGCGACGTCCTGGTGATCGACGGCAAGGGCGACCGCACCTGCGCGCTGATGGGCACCATCATGATGAACGTGGCGCGCGAACGCGGCCTGGCCGCCGTGGTCATGGACGCGGCGGCGCGCGACAGCCTCGACATCGATGAAATGGACTTCCCGGTCTTCAGCGTCGGCACCAATCCCAACGGGCCCACCAAGCAGGTCGGCGGCCGCATCGGCCATCCGGTGTCGGTCGGCGGCGTCACGGTGCATCCCGGCGATTTCATCTGCGGCGATGCCGATGGCGTGGTCGCGGTCGAACGGGAAAAGATCGAAGCGCTGCTGCCCCTGGCCGCGCACAAGGTGAAATCGGAAGCCAAGCGCATCGAGGAAATCAGGAAGGGCAACGTCGACGCGCCCTGGCTGCATGCCGCGCTGGTGAGCGCCGGCGTGCTCAAGCAAGGGGAAACGCTGTGA
- a CDS encoding hydroxyacid dehydrogenase: protein MTAAAKPRVLVTAADLAPAALDLLRDYQVEYAGAQFTEEQLAGLVARHDPVALIVRYGRITPKVIGAGKSLRVISKHGSGTDNIDCGAAAERGIAIKAATGANAAAVAEHAIALLLACAKSIVAMNVRMHAGHWDKATHKSIELRGKTLGLIGLGAIGRNTAAIAHAMGMRVLGHDPYARDLPDSIVTVPLDRIWAESDAISLHAPLTDETRGIVNAGTLARCRDGVIIVNTARGGLVDESALVAAARSGKVAGAGLDSFSQEPPPADHPYFGIPNLVLSPHVGGVTRDAYVSMGTAAANNVLAVLRDEKEAA from the coding sequence GTGACCGCCGCCGCCAAGCCCCGCGTCCTGGTGACGGCGGCCGACCTGGCGCCGGCGGCCCTGGACCTGCTGCGCGACTACCAGGTCGAATACGCCGGCGCCCAGTTCACCGAGGAACAGCTCGCCGGCCTGGTGGCGCGACACGACCCGGTGGCCCTGATCGTCCGCTATGGCCGGATCACCCCCAAGGTCATCGGCGCCGGCAAATCGCTGCGCGTCATCTCCAAGCACGGCAGCGGCACGGACAATATCGATTGCGGCGCCGCGGCCGAACGCGGCATCGCCATCAAGGCCGCCACGGGCGCCAATGCGGCGGCGGTCGCCGAGCACGCCATCGCGCTGCTGCTGGCCTGCGCCAAGTCCATCGTCGCCATGAACGTGCGCATGCATGCCGGCCACTGGGACAAGGCCACGCACAAGAGCATCGAGCTGCGCGGCAAGACGCTGGGCCTGATCGGCCTGGGCGCGATCGGGCGCAACACCGCGGCCATCGCCCATGCCATGGGCATGCGCGTCCTGGGCCACGACCCTTACGCCAGGGACTTGCCGGACAGCATCGTCACGGTCCCCCTCGACCGCATCTGGGCCGAGTCCGACGCCATCTCGCTGCACGCGCCGCTGACCGACGAAACGCGCGGCATCGTCAACGCCGGCACGCTGGCGCGCTGCCGCGACGGCGTCATCATCGTCAACACCGCGCGCGGCGGCCTCGTCGACGAATCCGCGCTGGTGGCCGCCGCGCGCAGCGGCAAGGTCGCCGGCGCCGGCCTGGACAGCTTCTCGCAGGAGCCGCCGCCGGCCGACCATCCCTACTTCGGCATTCCCAACCTCGTCCTCAGCCCGCACGTCGGCGGCGTCACGCGCGATGCCTACGTCAGCATGGGCACCGCGGCCGCCAACAACGTGCTCGCGGTGCTGCGGGACGAGAAGGAGGCGGCATGA